The Montipora capricornis isolate CH-2021 chromosome 6, ASM3666992v2, whole genome shotgun sequence genome has a window encoding:
- the LOC138050330 gene encoding substance-K receptor-like: protein MNKTTNTSTCSDPMTSATTRIAVISAYALFFLVSVAGNGSIGLIVYKIKTMRKPINYFIVNMAMSDLLFMISVGIEIVLAFKPNSWIFLGRSGVTMCKIKNLLPSVSAAVSIQSLVLISLERFEAVVYPLRSPIINLRRCLIFIIATWIVALGITLPKCLALTLSEYPGKFTCELHWHQVFGESSSHANYLLATCVLLFYFPVVLISVLYSIILRKLQSQNTPGENSLQAQKERIKRNKNVLEMSIAIVVAFVLCWVPWSICAILVEFDFSLPCGFFMFWAVDNIILVSNSAINPCICFTFSRNYRMSLKKMLKCFHTASVKQQKELNRS, encoded by the coding sequence ATGAACAAAACAACCAATACTTCGACCTGTTCCGACCCAATGACCTCTGCAACGACAAGAATTGCAGTGATCTCGGCTTACGCTCTTTTCTTCCTTGTTTCAGTGGCTGGAAATGGCAGTATTGGGTTAATAGTATACAAGATAAAGACCATGAGGAAGCCCATCAATTATTTCATTGTCAACATGGCCATGTCAGACCTTCTCTTTATGATATCCGTAGGCATTGAAATAGTGCTCGCGTTCAAGCCCAACTCATGGATCTTTCTCGGCCGCTCGGGTGTTACAATGTGCAAAATAAAGAACCTATTACCAAGCGTCTCTGCCGCTGTGTCTATTCAGAGCCTAGTTCTAATCTCACTCGAGCGATTTGAAGCTGTTGTTTACCCCTTGCGTTCACCAATCATCAATTTACGTCGATGCCTGATCTTTATTATTGCAACATGGATCGTCGCTTTAGGGATAACTCTGCCGAAATGTCTTGCCTTGACACTCAGTGAGTATCCTGGAAAATTTACGTGTGAGCTGCATTGGCACCAGGTGTTTGGAGAATCGTCTTCACATGCGAATTACCTGTTGGCAAcatgtgttttgttattttacttCCCAGTTGTCTTGATAAGCGTTCTCTATTCCATCATTCTTCGTAAGCTCCAGTCACAGAATACACCAGGGGAGAATTCTCTCCAGGCTCAGAAGGAGcgaattaaaagaaacaagaacGTACTGGAGATGTCAATCGCTATCGTAGTTGCCTTTGTTCTGTGTTGGGTTCCCTGGAGCATCTGCGCCATATTAGTAGAATTTGATTTTAGTCTGCCGTGTGGCTTTTTCATGTTCTGGGCTGTAGACAACATCATTCTGGTGTCAAACAGTGCGATCAATCCGTGTATATGTTTCACATTTAGCAGAAATTATCGGATGAGCCTCAAAAAGATGTTGAAGTGTTTTCACACAGCATCGGTGAAGCAACAAAAAGAACTGAACAGATCGTAG
- the LOC138053336 gene encoding uncharacterized protein codes for MSTHGKLEEFDRNSDTWELCIERFNFYFEANKIGGEGNRLKLRRGILLSSVGKKTYKLMCDLLAPEKPGDKPYAELCTIVKNHFNPKTSESEQRHKLNNPFRSNGESISDFVAALQHLAEYCNVGGSLENMLRERLVSGVNNEKIQSCLLSEGELTFKKAFEIALSLETTAQHMVDLLSTPSTSAMASASVKKGKVPSLFGRDWLQHVKLQCSENFHLSALSPEVSSLLGKQEALSKDGLRTVQGVKEKIHVDPQAKPKYFKPRPVAYALRQKVEEELDRLLSEGTIRPVEFSEWATAIVPIVKSDGTIRICGDFLKSYTQ; via the exons ATGTCTACCCATGGTAAACTAGAGGAATTTGACAGAAATTCTGATACCTGGGAGCTGTGTATCGAGcgttttaacttttattttgaagCGAATAAGATCGGAGGTGAAGGCAACAGGTTGAAATTACGTCGTGGTATTCTCCTCAGCTCGGTGGGAAAGAAAACCTACAAGTTAATGTGTGATTTACTCGCTCCAGAAAAGCCCGGAGATAAGCCGTATGCGGAATTGTGCACCATCGTAAAGAATCATTTCAATCCAAAAACCAGTGAAAGCGAGCAAAGGCACAAGTTGAACAATCCTTTCCGTTCAAACGGAGAAAGTATTTCTGATTTCGTCGCTGCTTTACAACACCTAGCGGAATACTGCAACGTTGGTGGTAGTCTGGAAAATATGCTTCGTGAACGTCTGGTTTCTGGAGTAAATAATGAGAAAATACAGAGTTGTTTACTGTCTGAAGGCGAACTGAcattcaaaaaagcttttgaaattGCATTATCTCTAGAAACAACCGCCCAACACATGGTTGATCTGCTATCAACTCCTTCCACGTCCGCAATGGCGTCTGCATCAGTAAAAAAAG GCAAGGTACCCAGTCTCTTCGGCCGAGATTGGTTGCAGCATGTAAAATTGCAATGCTCAGAAAATTTCCATCTCAGTGCACTATCTCCTGAAGTATCCAGCTTACTTGGTAAGCAGGAAGCGTTGTCCAAGGACGGACTAAGAACTGTCCAGGGAGTCAAAGAAAAAATTCACGTCGATCCTCAAGCAAAACCCAAGTACTTCAAACCTCGCCCAGTCGCTTATGCACTCAGACAGAAGGTTGAAGAGGAACTGGATCGCCTGTTATCGGAAGGGACAATTCGTCCTGTTGAGTTCTCAGAATGGGCTACTGCAATAGTACCCATTGTCAAGTCTGATGGCACAATACGCATTTGTGGAGactttttaaaaagttacaCTCAATGA
- the LOC138050331 gene encoding substance-K receptor-like yields MNKTTNTSTCSHPMTSATARIAVLSAYALFFLVSVAGNGSIGLIVYKIKTMRKPINFFIVNMAMSDLLFMISVGIEIVLAFKPNLWIFLGRSGDTVCKIKDLLPSVSVAVSIQSLVLISLERFEAVVFPLRSPIINLRRCLIFIIATWIVALAKTLPKCLALTLSEYPGKFTCELHWHQVFGESSSHANYLLATCVLLFYFPVVLISVLYSIILRKLQSQNTPGENSLQAQKERIKRNKNVLEMSIAIVVAFVLCWVPWSICAILVEFDFSLPCGFFMFWAVDNIILVSNSAINPCICFTFSRNYRMSLKKMLKCFHTASVKQQKELNRS; encoded by the coding sequence ATGAACAAAACAACCAATACTTCGACCTGTTCCCACCCAATGACGTCTGCAACGGCAAGAATTGCAGTTCTCTCGGCTTACGCTCTTTTCTTCCTTGTTTCAGTGGCTGGAAATGGCAGTATTGGGTTAATAGTATACAAGATAAAGACCATGAGGAAGCCCATCAACTTTTTCATTGTCAACATGGCCATGTCAGACCTTCTCTTTATGATATCCGTGGGCATTGAAATAGTGCTCGCGTTCAAGCCCAACTTATGGATCTTTCTCGGCCGCTCGGGTGATACAGTGTGCAAAATAAAGGACCTATTACCAAGCGTCTCTGTCGCTGTGTCTATTCAGAGCCTAGTTCTAATCTCACTCGAGCGATTTGAAGCTGTTGTTTTCCCCTTGCGTTCACCAATCATCAATTTACGTCGATGCCTGATCTTTATTATTGCAACATGGATCGTCGCTTTAGCGAAAACTCTGCCCAAATGTCTTGCCTTGACACTCAGTGAGTATCCTGGAAAATTTACGTGTGAGCTGCATTGGCACCAGGTGTTTGGAGAATCGTCTTCACATGCGAATTACCTGTTGGCAAcatgtgttttgttattttacttCCCAGTTGTCTTGATAAGCGTTCTCTATTCCATCATTCTTCGTAAGCTCCAGTCACAGAATACACCAGGGGAGAATTCTCTCCAGGCTCAGAAGGAGcgaattaaaagaaacaagaacGTACTGGAGATGTCAATTGCTATCGTAGTTGCCTTTGTTCTGTGTTGGGTTCCCTGGAGCATCTGCGCCATATTAGTAGAATTTGATTTTAGTCTGCCGTGTGGCTTTTTCATGTTCTGGGCTGTAGACAACATCATTCTGGTGTCAAACAGTGCGATCAATCCGTGTATATGTTTCACATTTAGCAGAAATTATCGGATGAGCCTCAAAAAGATGTTGAAGTGTTTTCACACAGCATCGGTGAAGCAACAAAAAGAACTGAACAGATCGTAG